acaaacaaGAATAATAATCACAGAGGCTGCTGAGATTTCTTGCAGAAGGACCACACATGTCCACAGCATAGGACATGAGGAAATCACAGAGAAGCAGCACAGTAACAGAGAGCCTTCCCGTGATGGAGCAATCTGCCTGGAACTAGGAGATGCTCATTCCCATGAGCATGAGGCAGAACGCAGCAGAGCACCTGGGGAACGAGGATTGGGTGGGGATGCAGGCAAGGTCCAGAGCCCTGGTTCCCAAGCAGGAGTGAGCCTCCGAATCCTGACAGGGCTTCTCAAGACACAGAGGGCAGCTTCACACCTACAGCAGGAGGTTCAGGAGGTCAGGTGAGGTGTGCATGAGAATGCACATTTCAGTAAGATTCCAGGTGATGCCCAGGGAACACCATATGATAACCACTGACATAAATGCAGGTTTTGTTCCTTTCATTGTTTGAGGGATAAAAGTGGTAATTGAAACTTGTCAGAAAAGAGACCCagtgataaaacaaaataaattatttcttgagTTCCCAAGGTTTCAATAAAAAACATTGGGGCATCCTGGGGAATCtcaattttgaattatttctttttttggcgCGGAGTTACCGGTGTTTGAACCTagagacacttaaccattgaATACATGCACaggcatttttctattttttattttaagacaggacctcaataagttgctgagtctggctttcaatttgcagtcctcctccctcagccagCCTAGCTTCTGGCTAGAGTGAATTTGgagttccttctctccctcctcggGAAACAACAATAACCATGGAAAGAGGAAACCAAACAGGAGCTGGAAACTTCATCCTCCTGGGATTCACAGATGACCCTGACCTGCAGTCCCTCCTCTTTGGCTTGCTTCTGGccatgtacctggtcacagtCACAGGAAACCTGTTCATCATCCTGGCCGTCATCTCAGACTCCCACCTGCAtacacccatgtacttcttcctctccaacctgtacCTGGCTGACATTGgcttcacctccaccaccatccccaaGGCTCTCAGGAACATCCACACTCACAGCACAGGGATCACCTTTGCAGGCTGCATCTCAcaggtgtatttttttcttttgtttggatGCCAGGACAATTTGCTCCTGacagtgatggcctatgaccgctttgtggccatctgtcaccccctgCACTACATGGCCATCATGAGCCCACGGCTCTGTCTGCTCATGGCTCTGGGGTCCTGGATGGTCAGTATTCTGGGCTCCCTGCCAGAGACCTTGACCACCTTGAGGCTGTCCTTTTGCACAAAAATGGAAATCCCTCACTTCTTCTGTGATCTTCATGAAATCCTAAAGCTCGCCTGCTCTGACATACTAATCAACAACATAGTGGTCTACTCTGTGACCATCGTCCTGGGTGTCTTCCCTCTCACCAGCATCCTCTTGTCCTACTCTCAGATTTTCTCCTCCATCCTGAGGATCTCATCAGACAGAGGCaagtacaaagccttctccacctgtgggtctcacctcctGGTGGTCTCCTTGTTCTATGGCAGTAGCCTTGGGGTCTACTTCAGTTCTGTAGCCACACTGTCTTCTAGGATGAATTTGATGGCCTCAGTGACATACACCatggtcacccccatgctgaaccctttcatctacagtctgaggaacagggacctcaaggtggccctggggagagtcctCACCAAGATGATGCTTCTCAGTGAAAGGTTTGATGCCCGTCTCTCCTGAGTCACAGTGTGTGCCATACTGGAAACATGAGAACCTCACCCCTTCCATCCAGCTGTGGTTAcctctgctttatatattttactacaTCTCATTTTCACTCATTGGGCTCATTTCAGTCTAAGGACTGTTCATAATGCAACGTATTGATTCACCTCTGTGCTATCAAAACAATAGTTGTCATTTTGCATGAATACAGCTGAGCTTTTTCTTTTGCAATTACATACAGTGAGGTGTGGGCATTTGTGTTCTGACTGATACCTTATACTGGCCTATTATGATATCTCAGTGCAGGTGCACAATGTTGACTGACCAAACCAAGGTAATCATCTCCTGAAATCTTTACGATTTCTTTTTACTGGGACACTTCATGTTTGTCTCCTCTAGTTATCTAAAATTATAGAATCAATTGTTATGAACTATTGTCCTCTACTGTGCGatagagctttatttttatttaaactcaaGTCACTAAGCGTTGATTTTATTGGAGGTATGGAGAAGGAGTTGTCAAATGTGGCACATTTTATTGTgactacataaaagaaaaatgtaaatccaactttttattgatttaaaaatgacatcgaaatgcattacaattcttattgcatgtatatagcacaattttttcaatctctggttgtatataaagcatgTGGACACCGATTTATGTCTTCATATATAtgctttggatgatgatgtctatcacattccaccatccttctaATCCAACTTTAAAacaatcttttctttctcctcaaaTCAACCTCAAACTTCTATATAAACTTTAACAGTTTCAGAGAAATCAGTCCATTTATGAAAACTAGGTGTACTATCAAGTTCATCCAAGAAAATATTGACTGAACTAAAGAAATCACAGATAAAACATTTACTGAAGGAACAGTGCAGGAATTGTTATCAATGCTCTTGCAGGAACTGATCTCATTTCTATAGTCATCATTCTAGTCTCTAGGTCTTTATGCTATGCCAACTTGTCCCCAGGTTTAATAACAGAAAAGGCCACGATTGCTAAACTGCTGGTTTAtatttctttacaatttttattataaggCCATTTATTAAAGTAACAAACCACAAGATGAAAATGAAGACAACATAAAAACACAACTATCACAACCAAAAATATTAACACaaccttaaaaataatttagacaaGAGTGTTGTAAAAGATGTGTGTCATATTTGCATTCCATTAACTTAGATGATGTCaattcatatttctaaataaatttttaagtatgatattaaaaagtcattttcagcatatatgtaaattatttacCACAGGATCATTCAAAACTGACTTTTGAAAATGgatcattttaaaagacaaagaaatttttattctgtaaGCAATTTATTTATGGTGAAAACACATGAGAAATGTGCTTTTACTTATTAAAAACCACAGTGGATAACGGcaaagaactgggggtggggccattaagaagaatgtcacattgtgatttttctgcacacaaatgAATGATAATTTCCACTTC
This is a stretch of genomic DNA from Ictidomys tridecemlineatus isolate mIctTri1 chromosome 2, mIctTri1.hap1, whole genome shotgun sequence. It encodes these proteins:
- the LOC101955114 gene encoding olfactory receptor 7C2 translates to MERGNQTGAGNFILLGFTDDPDLQSLLFGLLLAMYLVTVTGNLFIILAVISDSHLHTPMYFFLSNLYLADIGFTSTTIPKALRNIHTHSTGITFAGCISQVYFFLLFGCQDNLLLTVMAYDRFVAICHPLHYMAIMSPRLCLLMALGSWMVSILGSLPETLTTLRLSFCTKMEIPHFFCDLHEILKLACSDILINNIVVYSVTIVLGVFPLTSILLSYSQIFSSILRISSDRGKYKAFSTCGSHLLVVSLFYGSSLGVYFSSVATLSSRMNLMASVTYTMVTPMLNPFIYSLRNRDLKVALGRVLTKMMLLSERFDARLS